In Helianthus annuus cultivar XRQ/B chromosome 9, HanXRQr2.0-SUNRISE, whole genome shotgun sequence, the following are encoded in one genomic region:
- the LOC118482274 gene encoding uncharacterized protein LOC118482274, with the protein MKKMDAELEKRRIEESKKIKATEEEVLKSNPQLLEVKERLDSLERTVKEIVTESKNQRNMKVSEQKEDDTKQHVSSTAAEQSPNKQASDKQERQRDESQTATHRGSTSAEK; encoded by the exons ATGAAGAAAATGGATGCA GAACTAGAAAAGAGACGAATTGAAGAGTCCAAGAAGATAAAGGCAACCGAAGAAGAAGTACTAAAATCTAATCCACAATTATTGGAGGTAAAAGAGAGATTAGACAGCTTGGAAAGAACCGTCAAGGAGATTGTAACGGAATCCAAAAACCAAAGAAATATGAAAGTTTCAGAGCAAAAAGAAGATGACACAAAACAGCATGTAAGCAGCACTGCTGCTGAACAGAGCCCGAACAAACAAGCTTCCGACAAACAAGAAAGACAACGGGACGAGAGTCAGACGGCTACACATCGCGGATCAACCAGTGCTGAGAAGTAA